In a genomic window of Quercus lobata isolate SW786 chromosome 4, ValleyOak3.0 Primary Assembly, whole genome shotgun sequence:
- the LOC115984291 gene encoding uncharacterized protein LOC115984291 isoform X1: protein MGGGALHIDLPTMQFKTSSSNLPYVPPSSSSSSSKNNLNLPVSATFAGNLTTSCSATRCSSHSETCGKLETLDGREEKRATGSLYNPVFGQVPSQLEIENAIHALQNFMLGKSSSGSELKWLEQKLDYFDPRLLLSQGYRRLCDAFQLLQTDPTVKRLVVSLASDKAVWDAILRNESVREFQWTPYAVNYVRPLISNEEPDLATRILMWILDATKAKVIELIEKFLSLVNELFQPPKSNNPTEANKEQMEEKIRSSLLLSVVILLIAVVARVQTA, encoded by the exons ATGGGTGGAGGAGCACTGCATATTGACCTTCCTACGATGCAGTTCAAAACTTCTTCCTCTAATCTTCCTTATGtaccaccttcttcttcttcttcttcttctaaaaataaTCTAAACCTTCCAGTTTCAGCAACTTTTGCTGGAAATCTTACAACATCTTGTTCTGCTACTAGATGCTCCAGCCACAGTGAAACTTGTGGAAAACTGGAGACTTtggatggaagagaagaaaaaagagcaaCTGGGTCTCTCTATAATCCTGTTTTTGGACAAGTTCCATCCCAGTTGGAGATTGAAAATGCAATTCATGCCCTCCAAAA TTTTATGCTTGGGAAATCCTCATCTGGGTCAGAGTTGAAATGGCTTGAGCAGAAACTGGATTATTTTGATCCGAGACTATTGCTATCTCAGGGATACAGAAGGCTTTGTGATGCATTTCAATTGCTGCAAACAGATCCCACTGTTAAG CGACTAGTGGTTTCTCTAGCATCTGATAAAGCCGTTTGGGATGCGATTTTGAGGAACGAGTCAGTTCGAGAGTTTCAATGGACACCCTACGCAG TTAATTATGTGAGGCCTCTAATTTCTAATGAAGAGCCAGACTTGGCAACACGTATATTGATGTGGATTTTGGATGCCACAAAAGCAAAAGTTATAGAGCTCATCGAGAAATTTCTGTCTCTAGTGAACGAGCTATTTCAACCTCCCAAGAGTAACAATCCCACAGAAGCAAACAAGGAGCAGATGGAGGAAAAAATTAGATCATCGTTGCTTCTCTCTGTTGTGATCCTCCTGATTGCAGTTGTGGCTCGAGTCCAAACTGCTTGA